The Parus major isolate Abel chromosome 8, Parus_major1.1, whole genome shotgun sequence nucleotide sequence ATTAATCCCTTTCTCAGGTGCTTTCACAACTATGGTGCTAGAACCAGCTGCAATAGGGAGTCCTTGCAACAAGTTTAGGATATATTGTATTCTAAGTTAATGGCTAAACTTCTGTGACATTATTCAGCAGCAGTTCTTTGTAACACATTACTTGAAGGGAATAATTTCTACATACTCCTGGCTGTTTCATGTAATTCACTTGTACACATACTAAAAagatagaaaaacaaaatcattccTTTCCTccaaaagctaaaaataatttcagaagtgaaaaaataactCATTTGTATCCTAAGTTTACATTcctaaaaatcacagaaattagAATATAATACTGTGTATTTCAAATTATCAGAATGTGATTAAAATAACATCCAATGCTGTACTGACATAAGTGTATTTAGTGCATTACACCaatccattttaaaatggaaaacatctgAAACAAGACCAAAGTGAGCTGGATAGCAAGAGGAAACATTTGACAGGAAAATGAATGAACACAGGAGGCCAACAAACCTTTAGCCATTTTACATGCAGCAAGTTGAGCATGTAAGAGACATTTACCATAATGTTATTCTCTTCAGGCTGAGAGGTGTTTAGTTGCTTAAGCGTacagataaaaaacaaaagcaagttACAACACTGTGAATACAGCAGGTAAATAGATTATCAGCACAAAGCACTGCAAGTTTAAGCTAACCAAGACTGTGAATACAGATAAACCAAACAGTTTAGATTTGGATTTTAAACACTGAACTAAGCTGTTTCAGTTGTACAGTAAGCATGGAacaagtaattttcaaattatttttcccagttataaaaatatgtaatcaCATGTAGATAAAATTTAGCACTTTAACCTGTCACAGAAAATGGTAAAGCATAGAAATTTGCATCATAGCTCAATACAGTTCATTAACCTAACAGTCCAGCCCTGTTTGTTAGGTTTCTTCCTCTATAAATAAGAGAGCCAGCAGAATATGACCTATTTGCATCACACCTATATCCAGGTTAGTTCTCACTTCTATGTTGCAGAGGATGAAGAACTgcaattttgttatttctgcagCCATTCTACAATCTGATACTTCTTAAACATGCACATGGTTGTCAAAACATAATTAAAGAATAGGCAAAATAGTGAAAAGGTTTAGAGTTTCATGCTCTTCCAGCACTAAGTTACTTGTGCATAAAACAGCATACTTGCTGTATGAATACTTAGGATCAAGCTGTAGCAGCAGCAATTTGCACCAAGCTCTGAACGACTGCACTGGTGATGGAATTAAAACTTCaggtttatatatatatatagacacacacacacacaattttaATACTAGGCTCAAGGGGAACAACTCCTTATGGTCTTTTTACTGCTTTATAAAGTAAGGTACATGCCTGCTACCACACCACAAAGAAAGCTAATAATAAAacccctttttttattttaaacttaacTCTGAATAAAGTCAAGGAAAGGAATAGTTTACTATCCAATGCTCCTCTATCCATTGCTTCTAAATTGTAGTACTGGCTGATCAAAACCCTTCTCTGTTCTCCATTGTTAGTCTTACAAATTAAGAAGGCTTGACAAATAGAGAAGGGACTTGTTTTGCACAGAATTTATGTAAGGAAAAATGTATGCATAGACTTAAATGTACAGATGGTTTAAATACAGAGGGACAGTGTGCATGACATGGACTGACACACAAGAGCAGAACTGTCAGGTAGAGATTATGTTAGTTTTCAGATGGATCATGATCCCAAAGATACAACCCACTTCAAAGCTCAAGATGATGTCTCTAAGATCTTTCAGGACAAATGCCCATTtggaaaagccagaaaaatctgtcagtccttctcctgcctctcctgtaTGTACACTGTCCCTGTGTATTTAAATTGTCtggatttctttatttaatgaCCCTTACTGCATTAATCCTTATAGGAAAAATCACTTCTCAGTCCATCATTATTAGCTGCCAAACCTTTAGGAATGCAGTCAAAAGATAGCTatgaaaatactgtaaatatatCCTGATGAAACTACATACTACAAACAGTCCATTCCTTCATTGAGAGCATTTTAAGAGTTTAAGAAGCAGTAACCTTTCTTTCCCATTTAATCTCCTTGAATAAGCATTTTTTGAGGGAGTCATAATGGCTGTCATGTAAGTTGAAGAGTCTCACCTCTGGTGGTGTAAAATAGTAAGCAATACATAAAGAGAAACCACAAATCTTTCTGAAGTAGAAAAATTAAGTATAGATAGGTTCATCAGTTGAAAGCAATCATATACACACTTCAACATTTGCAGGAATTCAAGTATTTGTATTTACAGTCATACTGGGAAGTTATATCAATTATTTTTTGACAGTATAGGCTCATCTACTATAAAACAAGAAGAGAATAAGTAAGCTCAGCTTGATGGAATATTTAAAAGTAGAAGACTAACACCTTGACCAGTAATTCACTTATGTTTCCTTGTGTTCCACTATGGCATTTCTTACAAAAGTATCTAGAAAAACAACCAGGGTAAGAAGCTAGGACTGGAAACATAACCAAGCAGTCAAGTTGATAAATATGTATCAATCAGTCTGATAATTATGgaccaactgaaaaaaaaccctctacTTACTGCAGCCCGAGCTTCTGCAACTTTTGCCTTCTTCAGTCTGGTTTTTGCAGCATCCAGATCCAGTCTTTTATTTTGTAACAGTTTACGTTCTTTCTGGAAGTGAGTTAGGTTTGTTTGTGAGAATGGGTACACATACTCAAAAGCAAAAGACTGTCTACTTGGAAATGCTTTTAATGAAGTACCACGtaaaaaaaagttcttcattTGAAGAGAGGCAGAATTAGATCCTAATTATTCTCACACAGTTTATACTCAGTATGCATACTTCCCATAGAACAATAGGTAccaaacaaatgttttcatcattattttgcttttacctcagcaaaaaaccagaaaatactCCAAAGGCACAAATTTTGCTTGAATTTTTCTATGTTACCTTGAGGAAAGTAATAATACACCATTATCTACTACTACATTTTCAAGACTGACAGTTACAGTTGGtgtgaaattctgaaaaatgtacAATTCAACTTACAGTAATAGTTTTGTAGTCTCCTTCAATAAAGTTCCTTAGGGGAGTGAGAAAGTTTATAGCAGAAGTTTGAATTAGTTCTCTGTCTGCTGCCCCAATTCGCTTTTGTGTTTCTCCACATTTAATGAGTGCATttcctgcaaaggaaaaaatatgttaatcATATTGTTCAGGCAGGGGGTTAACAAAACAGATTGCTACAGTCAGGGAAGTTTAGGCCAGCAGTTTGAAAAACAATCCAGTGCCATGAAAAGGGCctccaaaagaaagaaaataatgtgcaAAAAACTCAAAccctccccaaaaaacccactccaaacccaaaactaaacatcaaaaaacctcaacataaaaacaaacaaaaatcccacacCAAAATAAATTACCACACAACCAACAAGCGAAAccatttttattacaaacaaTCACAGGTCAAGGCAAGAATTCAATGAGACCACATTCTAAAAATGGAGCTAATTATGGCAACTCCATAGAGAGCACCTATTTCAGAACTGGATATCATACCTACTTATTTGAATCCAACAACTTCCTCTCCTAGACAATATTCTTAAGACAGGAGTAGTTGGTAGCAAAGAAAAAGCTTATTAAgatatagaaaaataatgtgcttTTCCTCAGCCCCACCTATTCAAACTTCTAAATATGCATTTATACACAAATCGAGGAAGACTTTGAAATTTAGTTGCAAGTTAAGTATTGAAACTGAAATTAGTGTATAAAAAGGAATTTCAATAGCCTGACACTGCTTAGTTAGAAAGGACATAGTGTTCAGAGAATAAGACTTCATGACACCACCTGAAACCCTAACAGTGTATCTATATGCTAACATTTTATCTTATTTGCCTGAATTCAAAAAATTCTGCAACTTAAGGGACAGTGTGCCTCTAAGAACAACTCTGTTAGATGTTAAAAAGCAAGACTTGAGGCTGATGATCAGAAGAAAGGCCACAGATACATAAAAATCATGTGGAAGTAAGAGAAACAAAGCTTGCCATTATTGATTTTGGCATAAGAATTACATaaaacatttacttttatttaattggattttccttttttgaaaagGAACATCATTATTTacagataaaaggaaattattcttcacagaaaaaaagttttccctCCCACAgtaattttgaagaaagaatTGAAGAGAGTGAACTATCAGACTTTGCATACCATAATATATACTGCATTTTTcaattgtttaaattaaattaacagcTGAATTTGTATCAACAACTTTAAGAGTTGAGGAGAACACCAGAATTAGACTTTTAAATTAACAGCAGTGTAAAAATATGAGAGGTAATACCCCCAATCATCCTGTCATAGGTATATAAATTTActagagaaagaataaaatttagattttgttCCACACTACTCTCCTTAtcaaaatattatatattaagaaaagcaggaatacTGTACAGTTAGAGGGGTTTCTTACTACAGAAGTCAATTTCAGATAACATTTCCATTccaaacaacaaataaaaatcaataaatactGTCAAATGTGCAGATGTGTTCCTTTAACAAGGAAACTAAACTCCAAAAGTAGTTGTTCTGGTAAGATAACTATCCATCCATGAAGATGGATACCATTCCAACTGCAAGTTCTGTTTCTAGATTTGGACAAAAACATCATCACTCATCTCCTAAAGCTCAGTTATACAGCAAGTCAACTTAAACTGATACAAATGTCATTAAACTGTTTTATCTAGAGGAAGacaagaaatataattttatattgttaaaaaaaaacttttatctatgttttttttacttcttacCATAGGCAGTTCCTGGGCCAAATTCATTCCCAGCATCAATCATATACTGGCCTAGTAATTCTGGATTATTCATGCGACTTGGTGCTTTGCGGTCCAGCTTCTCATAGACAAACTCTTCTATTCTGgcatctaaaaatatttatttgaaataatcaTTGTCATTCAAAGCGCAAGttagaaagagaaacaaacaaacaagaaaaaggaacacaaaaacagaatttcaaaatcCAGCTATTAAACTAAACATTAAATGAGCAATGCTGAGCTGGAGATCCTGTTCTTAAAAACTGACCATGTTCCATGTTTGCCATGCTATGTTCAAGTGTTTCCTAGAGCCACAtgagaaagtgaaaatttatacttttcttctccattaGCATAGTTATACAGCTTTTCAGAATTCTGATCAGAAGTCTTCACAGTAAGACCAATAACAGAATACTTCTTAAAAAGCCAAACTGTCTTCTGTTCCCCCTCCAGAAACAAGATCAAAACTGTTCTCTACAATTAGCAGTTGGAATTAAGTTCAACAACTACCCTAAGCTTCCTATGAAGATATTCTGAAAGTTTGATAgcctcagaaattatttcatctttccCATGCCCCATGCTCCCTTGaaacactctgaaaaaaaaaaaccaaaacattaaaagatattagaaaatgtttcattttgtgttcCTGTATTTTCTTAGTCTAAGCAACAAAATTATCAGGAAAAGCTTGTCAAGCTTACATGATACCCATCTATCATAATACTAAACCACTGGGAGCTTCTTAGGTGGAAAGGCCTCACACACCTAAACAGGGACTCTGTAATTCAAAAAGCAAACTCATCAGATATAATACCCCATTTCTCTGACCAATTGCTTTCATTTCCCACCTAGCTGGCTTTATTTATACAGCCAGTATGAACTAATTTCAGCCCACAATAGTACAGACCACcacaaaaaaagttttccatTGAACAAACCTGCCACTTTAATACTACTAATTAATTAGACAACTTTCAACAGCAGTGGAATAAATAACTACTGTCTCATGGAGGTCACAAAAATTAATCTAAGACAGACAATTATGGGTACCAGTGGACTCCCTTGGCAAAAAGGGTGAACCAAAAATAATCAGaagtgatttgttttctttactcaagacataatatttattttttactaaatcacaaaagaactggaaaaaaaatctaaattattaGACTATTACATCGGTCTGATCTATAGGTACAATTATAAATGGGACTGAAAGTCATTTTTCCTCCCCCAGACAGGGTCACTTGACTAATAACCACTaaaagcagctccctgcagcatgTGAGTCTTCTCCCAAATAAGCCAACAAACAGCTGAAGTTACATTCACTAAGATCACTGCTCAGTGCTGAGTATTTTTAGCTGTCAGAAAATGGACTGGTGAGCAGAACTGAGACACTACCATATATCATCCTTCTACTGAAACTTCTCTTTACACTTCCACTAGCCTCCAGTCAGTGCTTCAATACTCAAAGCCTACAAGTTTCTGAAAAAGTCCAAGACATATTATAAATACTGAATTGAACAAAAACGACAACTATTTCCTCTGGCtaaacaaaaggagaaattcGAGCTAGAATATTCTGCAAGTTCTACTGCATCCTTCCCACatgattaattatttcatttttttttaatactgtttttATGGAACTAAAAGATGTAACACACTTCCAAAGTAATACTTCGAACATCTCTGTAATAAAGAATTTATCTACTTGGCATTAGAGAAGTGTTAGCAGTTATGATTTACCTTTACTAATAAATCCTAGCTCAGTATGTCACTACAAGGagaatatttatgttttcagtGCAGAGGTAGTAGCAGATTTGTAAAATTGTCATTTGAGCAAACCTAAAGGAGGTTTAGATTTTTTCAGTGAAGTAGTTCACCCATGGACTAGACACCTGGTCTTGACTTAAAATCTAGATCTATACATTAAACAAATTCCTATAGCTCCAAACTCTGGCACAACGGTAGGATGAGTCTGAAACTGATCTCCTCAACATCACTACTCATAGCAgtaatttcagaaacaaaaaaaaatagcacaccacaaagcttcattttttctgccagtgttttttttttctattactaTTACAGTAAGAGACTCAAAAATGATGAAATCATATTTGACAGGTTTTTGTACTGCTTAAGTAGGGTGCTAATTCTTTAGTAATGGAATTGTTAAAGACAGGTATTTTAGTTCATCTTGCCTGCTTCAAGCTGATTTGCATtgtgaaataatgaaatagtaATGAAGTTTCTTGAGCCACTGTATCTACcccatgaagaaattcagagTTCTTACAGCTATCCAAGATATCTGGAATTAGAATGGGAAATTCAATTAAACAGTAAACAATTCAAAAACCCAATCAACCTGAGACTAAGCAGAGTATGGAACCAACACTGCAGTTTAAAAAGCTCTGTATAAAGTTTTCCCCATTTGAAAGGTTCAGGAAGTACCAGCAATTGGCAGTGTCTCCAGTTCTTACCAGCTCTTCAAAATGTGCTTTGCAAAACTGCAGCCTTCAAATTTTAGAACTGCCGTATTTAGTTGTTATTTATGCAATAGCTATTGcagtaaatatttacatatttattgcATATCTATTAATTCAAAAgttgaaaacaaaaaccttaCTTGGATTTGGCTGCAATAAGACTTCTGTttgcttcattattttttctgtccaCAATTTAGTGCATTCTGCTTTGCTGAGAAGGttctccaggtgagcatccAGTTCAGTCTTCTCTGCCTGACCaagcttttcttctgtgaaCTGCAAGTTAggttaaaaatattcagttcatagaaataattttccagaacAAATTTAAAACAGTCACTTATATCAGTCTGAagatgatgttttaaaatatataaccATTACCCAGTCATCAGTAAAAAGCTAAGGACAAATTTGAAAGCTATTAAGTTTACCAACACATCCATACTGTCAGGTAAAAAAAGGAGCACGAGGATGTTAAAATCAAACAAGGATGCAAAACGTAATTTATAACATTATGAAGAAATCCTCTGCTAAACTTGGTATTGAGAATTCTCACGTGAAGTGTTTTGTCCAATTTTCCACATTGTGCTTTAAAACATTAACCAAAATGAAAGTCCAGAGGTAAAAAACAAAAGTGTACTTCAATCTTGTATATTTTGCAATTGTTTGCCAACTACCCTTGTGTAAAACCTGAAGACAAAACAGATTCCCATGGCAGCTACcttgaatataaaaaaatatcctgtccAAAGGAAACAGGACAAAAATAGGGAGTTTAAACTTCAGTAAGAagatttaaattataattagaCATTAAAGGAAGCTTCTAAAGACAAGGATTAAAAGCTAAAACAAACTTTCTTGGGAAGTTGTGAATTATATATTTTTGGGGGTGggcagtgttttgctttttagaaTAGGACAAACCAGTGATTGATAAACCCTTTAAATATCTTGTTATGCCTTACAGAAACACTAAGATGACCTCTGCTGTTCTCATCCAAGCTGTGATTGCAGTGACTGTGAAGTACAATGTAACTTCATTTAGCTAAATAAATCCATCAGACAATTCATTTCACGATACAAAATTCATGCCAAGTCTTACTAATCCACAAGCAGTTTGTTTTTCAATCCGAGACAGGGAAAAGCTACAACATTTCACATCAGGGAACCAAGCAAAGCCGGAAGTGAGGGTATTGCCTGTCTCTCTTCAGAGCAGTAATTCCTCACAACAGTGATGATCTCATCCCTCGACAGCCCCACCGTTCAAAGACAGGCATTCTCAGGAGAATCTGGCTTATAATTAAGTCACTAACAAATCTACCAATTAGGAACTTCACAGGACTGGAAGCATTCAGACTGTCCAATTTCATTCTTAACAAGTACTTTGGTGGCCAGTAAGAAACAGAATACAATAGAAGTAAATTGCATTGTccatgtttgttttaatttttgtcacGTATAGATTAACCAATTTGGATAGCATGCACATCTTGATAAGTGCTTCTGGCATTTGCAATTCTACATAAAAGCAAACTGCAGTCATGAGAAAGTTCAGCTGGTGTACAGGGAAGAAGGGAATTTATTCATGGATGTACTACCACTACTACTgtttaaaaggcttttaaaactATGTCAGGTGTTCTCAAAAACTTTGTACAGGTTCTTTACAGTACAGtaaaaatagggtttttttttaaaaaaaatacatttaattataaaaatatataattttaaattacagaaaagagTATTTGTAcataaaatcattaatattTCCTATTAAAATTTCCATAAATTCTCTCAGCAGTGTGAAGATTGCTTAGTGAAGACCACAATGTTAGATTTCACATATTCACTTAAATGAAATCACAAGGTCCCATCACAAGGGTGAAACTgcatctccttttcttcccttgtccaacaggaaaagagaaaggagaaagtggAGGCTGGAAAGGAAGAGTCAGTCTGGAAAGCAGGTTAGACTTGGAAGAAGACAGGAGTGGTGGGGGAAACATGGAAATACCTCCATCACAAAGAGAAGCCACAATGACTGCTTTAAGTTAACTTAAATTTGAACAATATATTTTTGACGAGTTTGCattttcagagctctgctgtgctgctgatcATTGGTTCTGCTTGAATACTGAGATTTAGCGCAATACATCAGACTGATCAAACCAGATAACAATGCTAACCATGTTCCAAACCTGACTGTGACCCAGCAAGAACTCGTAAGAAACTGAAGTGGATTACCATACGCTGCTTGGATGCTCATCTTCATACAGGAAATCTGTTCAGGTTTGATTATATTAGGAAAGGGGATTACGGCTCAAGACAAGCGCTAAGGAACAAAAGACAGTTATAGTGCTCTTACTGCGAAGAAAGGGGAAGACCAAATCGGAAACAATGGGCTATCAAACAAGCTTAGAAACGATATTAAAggtaaaacaaaccaaacagtCTAAGCAGACACATACCGGACTTTCATGTGCCACATCAGAGCTCGACTTTTCTGGATCAGGCAGCGATATGAATACGTTTCTAGCAGACAGTCAAACCCAGGTGCTTATTTCAGGAGAGACACACCTTTGTCCTTTGCATGCACAAAGTCCGGCCGTATCTCCCGGCAGCTCGTGCCCCCAGTGCTGACGccttctcccctctctgcccATCTGACCTTGGGCTGTCTCACCCCCGCCAGCCCCCCGAGGCTGCTGCTGTACAGCCAGCCTGACGAACCGCGAGCCTGTCCAGCCCGCGGCCGAAGGGGCCGGCTGGAGGAGACTCCTCGCAGCAGCCCATCGCCGCCCGGCCCAGCCAACGCTCCGGCCTCGCCCCCGCCGGCACAGCCGGGCCCGGCGCTCCGTCCGAGTCGGGAGCCCGTGGCGGGCCCGGCCCCTCCCGGCCCCCGGGGCGGAGCCGAGCGCCCCGGCCAGCGCCCCGCACCAGGCCCAGCGGCGGCCCGGTGGAGCCACCCGCGGCCTCGACCCCGCCTGGGGCGTCCccgcccggggccgccccggcAGAACCCCGTCCCggagaggccctggcaggggcGGATGGTCCGTACCTGCACGGCGCGGCTCAGGAAGGTGCCCGCGTCAGCCGCCAGCTTCTTCATATTGAAATCCATGATGTTCATCTTGGGCGGGGGCGCTGACTCAGCCCGGACacccgcggcggcggcggccgctcCGGCCCGTCCCTGTGGGAGCCGCCGGGGGCGTTGCCCGGCCCGGTCCAAACGCAGCTGATTGGCGGAGCCGCGGCGTCAGCCCAGGGCCCGGATCGGCCGGGTGAGCAGCGcggccggccccgctccgccccggccccgctccgccccggccccggccccggccccgctccgccccggccccgctccgccccggccccgctccgccccggccccggccccgctccgccccggccccggccccgcttcgccccggccccgctccgcctcgccgcggccccggccccgctccgccccaGCCCCGCCCCGCTCcagccccggcccgccccgcaCTGCCGTGAGGGGCCGGCGGGCGGGCTCGTATGGCCGGGTTGGCCGCGGTGCCCCGGCGAATTTTTCGTCCCCGGTAGCTCCGGGAGTTATCGATGGCCTCAAGGCAGCGGCTGCGGCTGCTTCGAGGGCGGGTCAGCCTGCCCTGGGCGGAGGAGACTGGGAGCCGGCCAGTAAAGCCTCGCCGGCAGGGTGGGCGGCAGAGTCCCCTCGGGCGGGCGGAGGTGACCCTCGGGCACGTCTGTCCGCGCACAAGCGTGGGAATCCCGCCGCTCCAGGGACCGCGGCCCGGCATGTCCGGGGGCTGGGCCCCTCCGACCCGGCTCCGGGAGGCCGAGTATCGCCCCCGCTCCCGTTTCATGTATCTTGAGTTTTTTAAGTCAAACCTTGTCTTCACCAAAACCAGTTTTCGGATGGAACGTCAAAATGTAAGCTGGGGATGAATTTTTAAGAAGTCGTTcggaaaaaaagtgtttattaaaaaatgtttgcataAACATCTATTGAGATGCAACTAGACATTAGCACCAAAACATCGCGAAGAGAGTTTTTGAAAACCTTTACTACAGTAGCAAAACTCAATAGCAGTAATCGAGCAAATTAGGAGAAAATAGTCTCGACTTCTAGAAATTCCCATTATTTTAACATCTCTAATAATGATTATTGAAtgttcaagaggaaaaaaaaggacctTTGACATGGCCAGGAATTAGAAAACATTTACATTGTGGCATCATTGTCAGCAACTTAATATACCCAGCTTGAAAATGATCCTGCTCATTCAGTTAAGTAATTTATATCATAATCCAAAGAGTAAGTAATGTGTGGCTGAATTTGATAAAGTCAGAGGAAATCCTATGGCATTATGATAAGAGGTGAAttccagagaagggaaataaCTAACAATCAAAGCAATCTTGCTTACATGCTGGTCAGAttccagaaattaaaaccaaaacaaaacccaggctGTAAAAAGTTCCTATTGTTCCTTTTATCCTGATGAGAACAGGGCCTGAAAGCTATTGTGTATatgtgtttccttttcttgagTAATTTTACCTTTTTCAGCTTGTATTGTCTTGCTTATACATGTGTGTAAGTGTTTGCATTTGAAAGCTATATGGCAagtttgt carries:
- the SH3GLB1 gene encoding endophilin-B1 isoform X1, whose protein sequence is MNIMDFNMKKLAADAGTFLSRAVQFTEEKLGQAEKTELDAHLENLLSKAECTKLWTEKIMKQTEVLLQPNPNARIEEFVYEKLDRKAPSRMNNPELLGQYMIDAGNEFGPGTAYGNALIKCGETQKRIGAADRELIQTSAINFLTPLRNFIEGDYKTITKERKLLQNKRLDLDAAKTRLKKAKVAEARAAQLNTSQPEENNIMVNVSYMLNLLHVKWLKIWAEEVTKSEQEVRITQSEFDRQAEITRLLLEGISSTHAHHLRCLNDFVEAQMTYYAQCYQYMLDLQKQLGSFPSTFLSNNNQSSTTPVQSVSTPPVLASASASLPSVSNSIVASGLSELRSSSGSRKARVLYDYDAANSSELSLLADEVITVYSIPGMDSDWLMGERGNQKGKVPITYLELLN
- the SH3GLB1 gene encoding endophilin-B1 isoform X2, which translates into the protein MNIMDFNMKKLAADAGTFLSRAVQFTEEKLGQAEKTELDAHLENLLSKAECTKLWTEKIMKQTEVLLQPNPNARIEEFVYEKLDRKAPSRMNNPELLGQYMIDAGNEFGPGTAYGNALIKCGETQKRIGAADRELIQTSAINFLTPLRNFIEGDYKTITKERKLLQNKRLDLDAAKTRLKKAKVAEARAAQLNTSQPEENNIMIWAEEVTKSEQEVRITQSEFDRQAEITRLLLEGISSTHAHHLRCLNDFVEAQMTYYAQCYQYMLDLQKQLGSFPSTFLSNNNQSSTTPVQSVSTPPVLASASASLPSVSNSIVASGLSELRSSSGSRKARVLYDYDAANSSELSLLADEVITVYSIPGMDSDWLMGERGNQKGKVPITYLELLN
- the SH3GLB1 gene encoding endophilin-B1 isoform X4; this translates as MNIMDFNMKKLAADAGTFLSRAVQFTEEKLGQAEKTELDAHLENLLSKAECTKLWTEKIMKQTEVLLQPNPNARIEEFVYEKLDRKAPSRMNNPELLGQYMIDAGNEFGPGTAYGNALIKCGETQKRIGAADRELIQTSAINFLTPLRNFIEGDYKTITKERKLLQNKRLDLDAAKTRLKKAKVAEARAASEQEVRITQSEFDRQAEITRLLLEGISSTHAHHLRCLNDFVEAQMTYYAQCYQYMLDLQKQLGSFPSTFLSNNNQSSTTPVQSVSTPPVLASASASLPSVSNSIVASGLSELRSSSGSRKARVLYDYDAANSSELSLLADEVITVYSIPGMDSDWLMGERGNQKGKVPITYLELLN
- the SH3GLB1 gene encoding endophilin-B1 isoform X3 — its product is MNIMDFNMKKLAADAGTFLSRAVQFTEEKLGQAEKTELDAHLENLLSKAECTKLWTEKIMKQTEVLLQPNPNARIEEFVYEKLDRKAPSRMNNPELLGQYMIDAGNEFGPGTAYGNALIKCGETQKRIGAADRELIQTSAINFLTPLRNFIEGDYKTITKERKLLQNKRLDLDAAKTRLKKAKVAEARAAIWAEEVTKSEQEVRITQSEFDRQAEITRLLLEGISSTHAHHLRCLNDFVEAQMTYYAQCYQYMLDLQKQLGSFPSTFLSNNNQSSTTPVQSVSTPPVLASASASLPSVSNSIVASGLSELRSSSGSRKARVLYDYDAANSSELSLLADEVITVYSIPGMDSDWLMGERGNQKGKVPITYLELLN